One Helianthus annuus cultivar XRQ/B chromosome 12, HanXRQr2.0-SUNRISE, whole genome shotgun sequence genomic region harbors:
- the LOC110893688 gene encoding serine/threonine-protein kinase pakF isoform X1, with the protein MSESGDGLDHLRIPYDKIKFGEKLETQGYGTVFEGEFNDQRVALKQLNITNLANIKPKLLGEILTISKFRQHPNLVALLGFCDEKSNEIILVYEYVASGNLEDKMRKRLTTIQRFEICLGAARGLCYLHTGVESLTIVHGNIKLSKILLNSLNSDANLRYEAKVSSFGLSKIVPGKGQKVLESSDEEGSKPTKESDVYSFGVLLLIVLCGVSELVDTDDYQERHVSELVPKKMKQNELRKTVHRDIRKEIKTEALDTYAAIACQCVLENPDERPDMVKVVEELEKALRLQGGEVTYVQIPGGGKLAGVIDEAGKEPEKENIPVIEEDVEDLNAGDKVDTAGEDDGEKNTGEATNTESSNNDQSITKEILNSKMESNEEENKSKIPTEDVYNEMSTIDPESIEDQTIDAFDSDNKSVIIEENNEDEKSIKVTSNDENYTMKDTNTKSVPDRNHIDDAKIENSIHDPATENEIVNNLNSIKESNTTVESEEENKSEIAIEDANNEMMIIDQETTDITTTSESSIGDTNTSTNQESAPDKNHIEDAKNENSNDDPATENEISNDLNSTKESNITVENEKENKSEIAIKDAHDEMITIDRETTDMKTTSESSNGDTSTSTNQEGVPDKNHIEGAKNENSNDDPAAANDLNSINESNITVENEEEKKSEIVIKDAHNEMSKTDQETTEITTTSESSNDDKSTSTNQETVLDKNHAEDANNESSNNDPTTQKEILNDLNFIRESNITVENEEENKSKIAIKDAHNETSRIDQGTTEISTTSESSNVDTTTLTSQEVQESKILKSDRGSFSFSEVNEDELERLRIPLEEIKFGQKIDFRGYGTMFEGEYRHQQVALKRLNITNLHNIKPKLLSAILTIYRFRQHPNLVALIGFCDENNKEIILVYEYVSGGNLSDKMSKHLTAIQRLQICHGAARGLEYLHSDDVIHGNIRLPKILLKSDSDSSNFEAKVSGFGLPKLLPGQVEIVPKSMDPAYAATGKLTKESDVYSFGVLLLEVLCGVPELVDTDDYQERHVTELVPKRLEQNMLRKIVHFDIRDEITTESLETYARIACWCVMKNPEGRPTMPEVVVELEKALRLQGGNVSDVQIFGSGNGNRLSEVPVVEDDHKGDDNVETVSPNIIEEESKVTEETIDEKNKDVNLLGESLLEDAETKNVDNLNDPESTEETTVDQKSIEESKISVENEVSNESKITTPSSKSDNGDNSNSAMEDVVKENVKVPESTEEITVDPKSNEESKIIGESEVINECKITASFSSSAMQEPLPDEISATKEKGNGLMMNTSNPHIVEVKNSTIPDDSGKAGSLNTDKPDLIVNDRGGDFSNSATQIQESKIKRSNSTSSESSNGDDTAASDYLLPKSPDNAKKTTRGSGNCCYCCCYCSWWQFISDRVVLCGELFWNKLVSMFTWMTGQCSSKRD; encoded by the exons ATGTCTGAATCCGGTGACGGACTGGATCACCTTCGAATTCCATACGATAAAATCAAATTCGGTGAGAAACTCGAGACTCAGGGCTATGGAACAGTGTTCGAAGGAGAGTTTAACGATCAACGAGTGGCGTTGAAGCAGTTAAACATCACGAACCTTGCGAACATTAAACCGAAATTGTTAGGTGAGATTCTAACAATTTCTAAATTCCGTCAACATCCGAATCTCGTGGCTCTGCTAGGGTTTTGCGATGAGAAGAGCAATGAAATAATACTAGTTTACGAGTATGTAGCTAGTGGAAATCTAGAAGATAAGATGCGAAAACGACTCACAACGATTCAGCGGTTTGAGATCTGTCTCGGTGCTGCTCGTGGACTGTGTTATTTGCACACCGGAGTTGAATCTCTAACCATCGTTCACGGTAACATCAAACTTTCAAAAATTTTATTGAATTCACTCAATTCAGATGCAAATTTAAGATATGAAGCGAAGGTTTCTAGCTTCGGATTATCGAAAATAGTGCCTGGAAAAGGTCAGAAGGTCCTGGaatcttctgatgaagaaggttCCAAACCGACGAAGGAATCAGATGTGTATTCGTTTGGTGTGTTGTTGCTGATAGTGTTGTGTGGTGTATCGGAACTGGTGGATACTGACGATTATCAGGAACGTCATGTTTCTGAATTGGTACCGAAGAAGATGAAGCAAAATGAATTGCGTAAAACCGTTCATCGTGATATTCGAAAGGAGATTAAAACTGAGGCGTTGGATACTTATGCCGCTATCGCGTGCCAGTGTGTGTTGGAAAATCCGGACGAGCGTCCTGATATGGTTAAAGTTGTTGAAGAACTTGAAAAGGCGTTGAGATTACAG GGAGGGGAAGTGACGTATGTCCAAATTCCTGGTGGTGGAAAGCTCGCCGGAGTGATAGATGAAGCCGGAAAAGAACCTGAGAAGGAGAACATTCCGGTTATTGAAGAAGATGTGGAGGATTTGAACGCCGGAGACAAAGTGGATACTGCTGGAGAAGATGATGGTGAGAAGAATACAGGGGAAGCTACTAATACG GAGAGTAGCAACAATGATCAATCGATCACAAAGGAAATTTTAAACTCCAAAATGGAATCAAACGAGGAGGAAAATAAAAGCAAAATTCCTACTGAGGATGTTTATAACGAAATGAGCACAATTGATCCAGAGAGCATTGAAGATCAAACCATTGATGCCTTTGACTCGGACAATAAATCAGTAATCATCGAGGAAAACAATGAAGATGAGAAAAGTATCAAGGTTACTAGCAACGACGAGAATTATACAATGAAAGATACTAATACG AAGAGTGTACCCGACAGAAATCATATCGATGATGCTAAAATTGAGAATAGCATCCATGACCCAGCTACTGAAAATGAAATTGTAAATAATTTAAACTCCATAAAAGAATCAAACACGACGGTTGAAAGCGAAGAGGAGAATAAAAGCGAAATTGCTATTGAGGATGCTAATAACGAAATGATGATAATTGATCAAGAGACCACAGATATTACTACAACTTCAGAATCCAGTATTGGTGACACAAATACCTCAACAAACCAG GAGAGTGCACCCGACAAAAATCATATCGAGGATGCTAAAAATGAGAATAGCAACGATGATCCAGCTACCGAAAATGAAATTTCAAACGATTTAAACTCCACAAAGGAATCAAACATCACGGTTGAAAACGAAAAGGAGAATAAAAGCGAAATTGCTATTAAGGATGCTCATGATGAAATGATCACAATTGACCGAGAGACCACTGACATGAAAACAACTTCAGAATCTAGCAACGGTGACACTAGTACCTCAACAAACCAG GAGGGTGTACCCGACAAAAATCATATCGAGGGTGCTAAAAATGAGAATAGCAATGATGATCCAGCTGCTGCAAATGATTTAAACTCCATAAACGAATCAAACATCACGGTTGAAAACGAAGAGGAGAAGAAAAGCGAAATCGTTATTAAGGATGCTCATAATGAAATGAGCAAAACTGATCAAGAGACCACTGAAATTACTACAACTTCAGAATCTAGCAATGATGACAAGAGTACCTCAACAAACCAG GAGACTGTACTCGACAAAAATCACGCTGAGGATGCCAATAATGAGAGTAGCAACAATGATCCAACGACCCAAAAAGAAATTTTAAACGATTTAAACTTCATAAGGGAATCAAACATCACGGTTGAAAACGAAGAGGAAAATAAAAGCAAAATCGCTATTAAGGATGCTCATAACGAAACGAGCAGAATTGACCAAGGGACCACTGAAATCAGTACAACTTCAGAATCTAGCAATGTTGACACAACTACCTTAACAAGCCAG GAAGTGCAAGAGTCGAAGATTCTGAAGTCAGACAGAGGGAGCTTCAGCTTCAGTGAGGTTAATGAAGATGAACTTGAGCGCCTTCGAATTCCATTAGAGGAGATCAAATTTGGTCAAAAAATAGATTTCCGTGGTTACGGTACCATGTTTGAAGGAGAATACAGACACCAACAAGTGGCGTTGAAACGGTTAAACATCACAAACCTTCATAACATCAAACCTAAGCTGCTATCAGCGATTTTGACTATATATAGGTTCCGGCAACACCCTAATCTTGTGGCGTTAATCGGGTtttgtgatgaaaacaacaaAGAAATAATACTTGTTTACGAGTATGTCTCGGGTGGGAATTTATCAGATAAGATGAGTAAACATCTTACCGCGATCCAGCGCCTCCAGATCTGTCATGGTGCTGCTCGTGGACTCGAATATTTGCATAGTGATGATGTCATTCATGGCAATATAAGACTTCCAAAAATCCTGTTGAAGTCAGACTCAGATTCATCAAACTTTGAAGCTAAAGTTTCGGGTTTTGGGTTACCGAAACTACTGCCGGGACAAGTTGAGATTGTTCCAAAATCAATGGACCCTGCATATGCAGCGACAGGGAAGTTGACCAAGGAATCTGACGTGTACTCATTCGGCGTGTTGTTGCTTGAAGTTTTATGTGGGGTACCGGAGTTGGTGGATACTGATGATTATCAGGAACGTCATGTGACCGAATTGGTTCCCAAGAGATTGGAACAAAATATGTTGCGTAAGATAGTACATTTTGATATTAGAGATGAAATAACAACCGAGTCCTTGGAAACTTATGCCAGAATTGCGTGTTGGTGTGTGATGAAAAATCCTGAAGGAAGGCCTACCATGCCTGAGGTTGTCGTAGAACTCGAGAAAGCACTGAGATTACAG GGCGGGAACGTATCTGATGTCCAGATTTTTGGTAGTGGTAATGGCAACCGTCTATCTGAAGTACCCGTTGTTGAGGATGATCATAAAGGTGATGATAATGTTGAGACGGTGAGCCCAAATATAATAGAGGAAGAATCCAAGGTAACTGAAGAAACTATTGACGAAAAGAACAAAGACGTCAATCTG CTAGGGGAGAGTCTGCTGGAGGATGCTGAAACAAAGAATGTCGATAACCTGAATGACCCTGAAAGTACAGAAGAAACTACGGTGGATCAGAAATCGATTGAGGAATCAAAGATCAGTGTGGAAAATGAAGTCAGTAATGAAAGCAAGATAACTACACCATCTTCAAAATCTGACAATGGTGACAACAGTAATTCTGCTATG GAGGATGTTGTAAAAGAGAATGTGAAAGTCCCGGAGAGTACAGAAGAAATTACGGTCGATCCGAAGTCGAATGAGGAATCAAAGATCATTGGAGAAAGTGAAGTCATTAACGAATGCAAAATAACTGCATCGTTTTCCAGTTCTGCTATG CAAGAGCCCCTTCCAGATGAAATAAGTGCTACAAAAGAAAAGGGTAACGGCTTGATGATGAACACAAGCAATCCCCACATCGTG GAAGTGAAAAACTCTACGATTCCGGATGACAGCGGGAAAGCTGGCTCATTGAACACCGACAAACCTGACTTGATTGTCAATGATAGAGGAGGAGATTTTAGTAATTCCGCCACCCAAATCCAAGAGTCTAAAATCAAGAGAAGTAATAGTACAAGTTCTGAGTCTAGCAATGGTGATGACACTGCTGCTTCAGATTATTTGCTGCCAAAGAGTCCTGACAACGCA AAAAAGACAACAAGAGGCTCGGGTAACTGCTGTTATTGCTGCTGTTACTGTTCCTGGTGGCAGTTCATCTCAGACAG AGTGGTTTTGTGCGGAGAGCTATTCTGGAATAAACTGGTATCGATGTTTACCTGGATGACAGGTCAATGTTCTAGCAAAAGAGATTAA
- the LOC110893688 gene encoding serine/threonine-protein kinase pakF isoform X3: MSESGDGLDHLRIPYDKIKFGEKLETQGYGTVFEGEFNDQRVALKQLNITNLANIKPKLLGEILTISKFRQHPNLVALLGFCDEKSNEIILVYEYVASGNLEDKMRKRLTTIQRFEICLGAARGLCYLHTGVESLTIVHGNIKLSKILLNSLNSDANLRYEAKVSSFGLSKIVPGKGQKVLESSDEEGSKPTKESDVYSFGVLLLIVLCGVSELVDTDDYQERHVSELVPKKMKQNELRKTVHRDIRKEIKTEALDTYAAIACQCVLENPDERPDMVKVVEELEKALRLQGGEVTYVQIPGGGKLAGVIDEAGKEPEKENIPVIEEDVEDLNAGDKVDTAGEDDGEKNTGEATNTESSNNDQSITKEILNSKMESNEEENKSKIPTEDVYNEMSTIDPESIEDQTIDAFDSDNKSVIIEENNEDEKSIKVTSNDENYTMKDTNTKSVPDRNHIDDAKIENSIHDPATENEIVNNLNSIKESNTTVESEEENKSEIAIEDANNEMMIIDQETTDITTTSESSIGDTNTSTNQESAPDKNHIEDAKNENSNDDPATENEISNDLNSTKESNITVENEKENKSEIAIKDAHDEMITIDRETTDMKTTSESSNGDTSTSTNQEGVPDKNHIEGAKNENSNDDPAAANDLNSINESNITVENEEEKKSEIVIKDAHNEMSKTDQETTEITTTSESSNDDKSTSTNQETVLDKNHAEDANNESSNNDPTTQKEILNDLNFIRESNITVENEEENKSKIAIKDAHNETSRIDQGTTEISTTSESSNVDTTTLTSQEVQESKILKSDRGSFSFSEVNEDELERLRIPLEEIKFGQKIDFRGYGTMFEGEYRHQQVALKRLNITNLHNIKPKLLSAILTIYRFRQHPNLVALIGFCDENNKEIILVYEYVSGGNLSDKMSKHLTAIQRLQICHGAARGLEYLHSDDVIHGNIRLPKILLKSDSDSSNFEAKVSGFGLPKLLPGQVEIVPKSMDPAYAATGKLTKESDVYSFGVLLLEVLCGVPELVDTDDYQERHVTELVPKRLEQNMLRKIVHFDIRDEITTESLETYARIACWCVMKNPEGRPTMPEVVVELEKALRLQGGNVSDVQIFGSGNGNRLSEVPVVEDDHKGDDNVETVSPNIIEEESKVTEETIDEKNKDVNLLGESLLEDAETKNVDNLNDPESTEETTVDQKSIEESKISVENEVSNESKITTPSSKSDNGDNSNSAMQEPLPDEISATKEKGNGLMMNTSNPHIVEVKNSTIPDDSGKAGSLNTDKPDLIVNDRGGDFSNSATQIQESKIKRSNSTSSESSNGDDTAASDYLLPKSPDNAKKTTRGSGNCCYCCCYCSWWQFISDRVVLCGELFWNKLVSMFTWMTGQCSSKRD; this comes from the exons ATGTCTGAATCCGGTGACGGACTGGATCACCTTCGAATTCCATACGATAAAATCAAATTCGGTGAGAAACTCGAGACTCAGGGCTATGGAACAGTGTTCGAAGGAGAGTTTAACGATCAACGAGTGGCGTTGAAGCAGTTAAACATCACGAACCTTGCGAACATTAAACCGAAATTGTTAGGTGAGATTCTAACAATTTCTAAATTCCGTCAACATCCGAATCTCGTGGCTCTGCTAGGGTTTTGCGATGAGAAGAGCAATGAAATAATACTAGTTTACGAGTATGTAGCTAGTGGAAATCTAGAAGATAAGATGCGAAAACGACTCACAACGATTCAGCGGTTTGAGATCTGTCTCGGTGCTGCTCGTGGACTGTGTTATTTGCACACCGGAGTTGAATCTCTAACCATCGTTCACGGTAACATCAAACTTTCAAAAATTTTATTGAATTCACTCAATTCAGATGCAAATTTAAGATATGAAGCGAAGGTTTCTAGCTTCGGATTATCGAAAATAGTGCCTGGAAAAGGTCAGAAGGTCCTGGaatcttctgatgaagaaggttCCAAACCGACGAAGGAATCAGATGTGTATTCGTTTGGTGTGTTGTTGCTGATAGTGTTGTGTGGTGTATCGGAACTGGTGGATACTGACGATTATCAGGAACGTCATGTTTCTGAATTGGTACCGAAGAAGATGAAGCAAAATGAATTGCGTAAAACCGTTCATCGTGATATTCGAAAGGAGATTAAAACTGAGGCGTTGGATACTTATGCCGCTATCGCGTGCCAGTGTGTGTTGGAAAATCCGGACGAGCGTCCTGATATGGTTAAAGTTGTTGAAGAACTTGAAAAGGCGTTGAGATTACAG GGAGGGGAAGTGACGTATGTCCAAATTCCTGGTGGTGGAAAGCTCGCCGGAGTGATAGATGAAGCCGGAAAAGAACCTGAGAAGGAGAACATTCCGGTTATTGAAGAAGATGTGGAGGATTTGAACGCCGGAGACAAAGTGGATACTGCTGGAGAAGATGATGGTGAGAAGAATACAGGGGAAGCTACTAATACG GAGAGTAGCAACAATGATCAATCGATCACAAAGGAAATTTTAAACTCCAAAATGGAATCAAACGAGGAGGAAAATAAAAGCAAAATTCCTACTGAGGATGTTTATAACGAAATGAGCACAATTGATCCAGAGAGCATTGAAGATCAAACCATTGATGCCTTTGACTCGGACAATAAATCAGTAATCATCGAGGAAAACAATGAAGATGAGAAAAGTATCAAGGTTACTAGCAACGACGAGAATTATACAATGAAAGATACTAATACG AAGAGTGTACCCGACAGAAATCATATCGATGATGCTAAAATTGAGAATAGCATCCATGACCCAGCTACTGAAAATGAAATTGTAAATAATTTAAACTCCATAAAAGAATCAAACACGACGGTTGAAAGCGAAGAGGAGAATAAAAGCGAAATTGCTATTGAGGATGCTAATAACGAAATGATGATAATTGATCAAGAGACCACAGATATTACTACAACTTCAGAATCCAGTATTGGTGACACAAATACCTCAACAAACCAG GAGAGTGCACCCGACAAAAATCATATCGAGGATGCTAAAAATGAGAATAGCAACGATGATCCAGCTACCGAAAATGAAATTTCAAACGATTTAAACTCCACAAAGGAATCAAACATCACGGTTGAAAACGAAAAGGAGAATAAAAGCGAAATTGCTATTAAGGATGCTCATGATGAAATGATCACAATTGACCGAGAGACCACTGACATGAAAACAACTTCAGAATCTAGCAACGGTGACACTAGTACCTCAACAAACCAG GAGGGTGTACCCGACAAAAATCATATCGAGGGTGCTAAAAATGAGAATAGCAATGATGATCCAGCTGCTGCAAATGATTTAAACTCCATAAACGAATCAAACATCACGGTTGAAAACGAAGAGGAGAAGAAAAGCGAAATCGTTATTAAGGATGCTCATAATGAAATGAGCAAAACTGATCAAGAGACCACTGAAATTACTACAACTTCAGAATCTAGCAATGATGACAAGAGTACCTCAACAAACCAG GAGACTGTACTCGACAAAAATCACGCTGAGGATGCCAATAATGAGAGTAGCAACAATGATCCAACGACCCAAAAAGAAATTTTAAACGATTTAAACTTCATAAGGGAATCAAACATCACGGTTGAAAACGAAGAGGAAAATAAAAGCAAAATCGCTATTAAGGATGCTCATAACGAAACGAGCAGAATTGACCAAGGGACCACTGAAATCAGTACAACTTCAGAATCTAGCAATGTTGACACAACTACCTTAACAAGCCAG GAAGTGCAAGAGTCGAAGATTCTGAAGTCAGACAGAGGGAGCTTCAGCTTCAGTGAGGTTAATGAAGATGAACTTGAGCGCCTTCGAATTCCATTAGAGGAGATCAAATTTGGTCAAAAAATAGATTTCCGTGGTTACGGTACCATGTTTGAAGGAGAATACAGACACCAACAAGTGGCGTTGAAACGGTTAAACATCACAAACCTTCATAACATCAAACCTAAGCTGCTATCAGCGATTTTGACTATATATAGGTTCCGGCAACACCCTAATCTTGTGGCGTTAATCGGGTtttgtgatgaaaacaacaaAGAAATAATACTTGTTTACGAGTATGTCTCGGGTGGGAATTTATCAGATAAGATGAGTAAACATCTTACCGCGATCCAGCGCCTCCAGATCTGTCATGGTGCTGCTCGTGGACTCGAATATTTGCATAGTGATGATGTCATTCATGGCAATATAAGACTTCCAAAAATCCTGTTGAAGTCAGACTCAGATTCATCAAACTTTGAAGCTAAAGTTTCGGGTTTTGGGTTACCGAAACTACTGCCGGGACAAGTTGAGATTGTTCCAAAATCAATGGACCCTGCATATGCAGCGACAGGGAAGTTGACCAAGGAATCTGACGTGTACTCATTCGGCGTGTTGTTGCTTGAAGTTTTATGTGGGGTACCGGAGTTGGTGGATACTGATGATTATCAGGAACGTCATGTGACCGAATTGGTTCCCAAGAGATTGGAACAAAATATGTTGCGTAAGATAGTACATTTTGATATTAGAGATGAAATAACAACCGAGTCCTTGGAAACTTATGCCAGAATTGCGTGTTGGTGTGTGATGAAAAATCCTGAAGGAAGGCCTACCATGCCTGAGGTTGTCGTAGAACTCGAGAAAGCACTGAGATTACAG GGCGGGAACGTATCTGATGTCCAGATTTTTGGTAGTGGTAATGGCAACCGTCTATCTGAAGTACCCGTTGTTGAGGATGATCATAAAGGTGATGATAATGTTGAGACGGTGAGCCCAAATATAATAGAGGAAGAATCCAAGGTAACTGAAGAAACTATTGACGAAAAGAACAAAGACGTCAATCTG CTAGGGGAGAGTCTGCTGGAGGATGCTGAAACAAAGAATGTCGATAACCTGAATGACCCTGAAAGTACAGAAGAAACTACGGTGGATCAGAAATCGATTGAGGAATCAAAGATCAGTGTGGAAAATGAAGTCAGTAATGAAAGCAAGATAACTACACCATCTTCAAAATCTGACAATGGTGACAACAGTAATTCTGCTATG CAAGAGCCCCTTCCAGATGAAATAAGTGCTACAAAAGAAAAGGGTAACGGCTTGATGATGAACACAAGCAATCCCCACATCGTG GAAGTGAAAAACTCTACGATTCCGGATGACAGCGGGAAAGCTGGCTCATTGAACACCGACAAACCTGACTTGATTGTCAATGATAGAGGAGGAGATTTTAGTAATTCCGCCACCCAAATCCAAGAGTCTAAAATCAAGAGAAGTAATAGTACAAGTTCTGAGTCTAGCAATGGTGATGACACTGCTGCTTCAGATTATTTGCTGCCAAAGAGTCCTGACAACGCA AAAAAGACAACAAGAGGCTCGGGTAACTGCTGTTATTGCTGCTGTTACTGTTCCTGGTGGCAGTTCATCTCAGACAG AGTGGTTTTGTGCGGAGAGCTATTCTGGAATAAACTGGTATCGATGTTTACCTGGATGACAGGTCAATGTTCTAGCAAAAGAGATTAA